Proteins from one Mycolicibacter virginiensis genomic window:
- a CDS encoding VOC family protein: MRISLIVLYCSDLEAAHHLYGDVLGLPLVPEQHGDGPVHYSATLDDGMVIELYPCGDQPPTRTRLALQLPHIGPAADAAKAAGYVVRPQKFGVLVTGPDGVRVELRGVPEA, translated from the coding sequence ATGCGGATCTCGCTGATCGTCTTGTACTGCTCCGATCTTGAGGCAGCCCACCACTTATACGGCGACGTGCTGGGCCTGCCGCTGGTCCCCGAGCAGCATGGCGATGGACCGGTGCACTACTCAGCGACGCTCGATGACGGCATGGTGATTGAGCTGTACCCGTGTGGGGATCAGCCGCCGACGCGGACGCGGCTGGCGCTCCAACTGCCGCACATCGGCCCGGCGGCCGACGCGGCGAAGGCGGCGGGGTACGTGGTGAGGCCTCAGAAATTTGGCGTGCTGGTCACGGGGCCGGACGGGGTACGGGTCGAGCTGCGAGGAGTGCCGGAGGCCTAG